Genomic window (Phragmites australis chromosome 5, lpPhrAust1.1, whole genome shotgun sequence):
tgttccacgagtgctcgagtatctcaccgttcggagtagatagccgtactgacccaggtcgagtgactttgactactatgtaaggtccttcccacttaggtgataacttgtggtgACAGGCCTATTTCTACACCTTTCGTAGGATGAGGTCCCCAGCAACGAGTTCTCTGGGTTGAATTCTCTGTCTTTGATATATATGCAACAgctgctgatacttagccgctcgaatagatgctcgatctcggtactcctcgagAAAATTTATGTCATCTGCTCGTAGTTGCTTCTGCCCTTCTtcggagtaactttccactcgaggtgatccaaactgcaactcagtTGGGAGCATCGCTTCctctccataaaccaagaagaacggagtttcaccggtggctaTATTGGTCGAAGTACGAATGGcccatagtactgagggaagttcttttaccaagcatttcgagtaggcttttaaCCTGTCGAAGACCCAAGTTTTGATGCCCTAAAAGACTATTCCATTAGCACgttcaacttgaccattactctgcgggtgagctactgaggcaaAATGAGTTTTGATACAGAATTCTTCATAGAATACAATAAAGGTCCTGCTTCTGAATTGGATATCGTTATCTGTAATTATTCGATGTGGAATGACGAATCGAGttattatgctcctcatgaacttcttggccgcttctgcTGTTATTTTTCTTACGGGTTTGGCCTCTATCTACTTGGTAAATGTGTCCATAGCCACAAATaagaacttgtaaccaccttgggtccttgggaacggtcccatgATATCTAAGCCCTAGACGGAGagaggccaagaaagaggaattgtttgcagagcttgggctagtcgagtggtctgccttctggtctgccttccaaaaaattggcagctctcgcactttttgaccaactCGGAAGCACCCTGGAGGGCAGCCGACCAATAGATCTCAAGCGGAAAAATTTTctgaccaaggtgcgagaagacgcatgattaccaaacatgcctccatggatatcgagtagtattttactgccctcttcctgagtgatgcacttcatcgaGATTTCGTTACTCCCattttggtagagcttgccatttaccaaaacatagagcttggatttatgagcaattttctctactcacacatcatcattagggatgtctcaaccctcgagataggcttggtatggagtcatccaagtctgGTGGCGTTCAAGTAGTGTAGCATCTGTATCTGCGGGTTCTGCATCGCTGACCTGGCTagactgctggtcgggttgggcagcatctaTTCGTCGAATTGTCGGGACAtagtttaaggagtttctcaacgaagaatCCTATGGGTACTGGTGATCGAGAAGAAgagagtctagcaagttcatcagcaccagagttatcactccttctgatgtgcatCTCTTCTAGCCCTTCCaacttttgctcaagctttTGTACCTCAAGTAAATAAGTCACCATGTTGTCAtctgagcactggtactccttttgaacatTGTTCACGACTAACtttgagtcccctttcacaagaagtcatttaattccAAGTGATGTAGCTACgcggagcccgtttaccagtccttcatattgtgcaacattgttagaggctttaaaatctaattgaataaggtacctgagttcgtcgcccattggagatttgagtataatGCCAACCCTCACGCCCTAgagcatgagcgatccatcaaagaagagtgtCCAGTGATattcgaccatgtttggccttgctTCTTCAACGCTtctccattcggcgatgaagtccgcTAACACTCCGAATTTCACGCTCATGCGTagcttacgtcgaactcatttagttctactgCCCATTGCGCaattcgtccagtagcttccTGATTACATATTACATCCTTTAGCACGTACGCCATCATGATgtgatcctgtgcgcttgaaagtagtgccgtaatttccgggaagacatcaagactgcatatatcagcttccgTACTTGCGGGTACCATAGCTTTGCATCATGTAGAATCTCGCTAACGTAGTAAACAGGTTTTTGAACCTTGGCCTTTCTCTCAGGACACCCTCGTTCGACCACCAGTAtcatgcttacaacttgtggggtagctgcaatatacaaaaagtgctcctctttttcgttaggtggtgtaaggattaatggagatgataagtacctttttcagtcctggaaggcgtgctccgcttcttccgtccactcgaacCAATCTcgtttcttcaacagcttgaagaaaggtatCCCTCGTTGGCCCATCTTGGAAAcgaatcgactaagagcagcaatACAACCTGTCAGTTTCTGGACCTCTTTTAGTGTTcaaggtgaccgcatctggtcgagagcctcaattttgcgcggtttggcctcaatgCCCCGACTCGTCACtaggaagctgagaagcttaCCGGACGGCATGCCAAACGTGCACTTTTTAGGGTTGAGAATCATGCGATACTTCTTAAGGTTGTCAAACATTTCTTTGAGATCGTCAATCAATGCGTTTCCAGTTTTTGatttgaataagctttccatacagtccaaaatcgtcgaaatcagactttgggatcaaaagttatcgccattttcAGTGgtcagttctgttgaactcggatactccgggttgacacggatactccaggttgtcAAGAGTCTTTGGGTGAGTATTACGAGCCGAGTGGTCTGTTAAGGATTTTTTGGTttacccagatactccgggtttagCTCCGAGCTAGGTGGTCTGTTAGAGTCTAAATTTTTCACCCaaatactccgggttgacccgaatactccggttgACCGGAGTCTCAAAGATGAGCTCCGGCCAGGGGTCTTGGTTATGTGTTCTAGTGCTAACCCGGGTACTCCGGGTTAGTACAAAAAGCtgtgtaacagctagtttttaggggttgggtacaaatacccctcacccccatcctttgtTGTTGCTGTTTGGGCACGAAAGTAAAACCCTCTAGAGTAGAAGAACTCCTTCCCGctccattttagtgtgagatttgagaataaaagtgagttgggttgagagattggaataTTGAATGCAAGTgggctaaaatccattcttgagcactcgagttcatcaacAAGAAATTcatcgtcgtgtttgttactcttagagctttgagctcctagccAGCTAGGCGTCACTGGCGAGCCCCCAAGAATGTGGTATGCTGTGGGAAGTTTGTGAGggcttcgatttcgcctccgcaagggattaaatcaagagtggaagccaagctcaagtgtgattaAGCTTGGAGAGAAAAAGGTTGAGAGAGACCTAGCTTAAGTGTGACTGaacccctcaacggagacataggaatCTTTAGAGGAGGAGTCCGAACTTTCGGAAATAAaccttgtgtctcctctcttatttccttgttcttgtgttcttgtttaatatttgtgcattttgctcgatctacttgttcgtgtgtatTCGTTTTTAGGTTTTCCATTgatctacttagaatcatcacttgaatacatgacttcatttggtttatgctagaactctttagccgTTCTTTAATATCAGTTTTGAGCTCATTCTGTACAAAACCCGGATATTCCAGATCAATCTGGAGGTTCCGGAcactgtacaacccggagtatccggattgaccTGGAAACtccatatgaacagtgttttctgGATTTTTAGTtagagttcttcttgcatatcttttgctagaattgaataattcttatcaccttaggattgtaattttcacacttattttggggtgattgtgcactagttgatcctaacatatttaggtttttcaattgtgaaaaattgttagtttattttccgctaCAAGTTTaagccaacggtaaaaggggacgaatttttgtaaaattgcctattcaccctcctctaggtgacatcattgtcccttcatttggtatcagagccaagtttCTCTTTTTgggctttaccgcctagagactaaagatgtcgactagtggattagtgcatGTAGAGCCACTCCTATTAGGTGGTTCTAATTATTTtgattggagtactcgcatgcttgaTATTTTTAAGACCAAGAGTCCTCATATAGAGCGAGTTATAGATGTAAGTATTTTGCTATCATCCAAAGAGGAAGAGGAATGGATACATCTTAATGTTCAAGCTACTGATGTTTTATTTGATGCTATGATTATAGATGTAGTTGAAACAATCATGCCGCTTGAGGATGCTCATCTCATTTCgactactcttaaagaaagatatgataaacccaaatgtgatgaagaagaacttccgGAGATGTCATTTGAGAAATGCTCTATTTCATCTTCAcatcatgaagagcaccaaatgattttctcttttgtccaagaggatgtcacaccgtcatccacttcaccaacatTTAACAACGAGCAAGGTAATAAAATGATGAGTGTGATAAGTGAGTGTCCAATCCCTcttttggactttaacaacacttacAATGAGATTTCTATTTCTAGTAGTGTCGTTATCCCTTACATATCATCTAGTGTAAAAATacctatttatcatgatgatatggttcttTGTCCTCATAGCAATACATCTATTTCtactagtacttgtgagactaatattttgaaggaaatagaagtctatgagagacaaagcctaggtggagaagcTACAACAAGAATCAACAAGAAAGCTTCATCTAGGAGAAGATTAAGGACAAGTCAATCTTTCTATATTTGTCACCAACGTGAACATTATAGCATGGattgtcctcaacttggaagtgaagaaTCCACTTCTCTAAggtgctcatcccctcacatcgattctccattgtgccttatggcaaaaggtcaAAGAAAATCGATAAGTGAGattaataatgctaatgctagttctaTTGCTAGggatagtgatgagctcgggtttgatcttttgagaaaaaagcaTATGACTAAAATGATTAAACTCATGCACAAAATAGAAGGCCATGAGGAAagccttgagaggcaagaggaatttctcattgagaaaattgaagagCTGAGCTTAAGGCGTTAAATGTGAAATacgaaaaacttcaagaatcccataattctttatctaatctttatggggatcttgaagttaagcatatttctttgattgataaattagatgctatgcctatagtggatttagaaaaatcatgtcctaattTCAATGTTTTATCTAAAgataaatccactatttctcctattgatgatgcttgtgctactaactctaattcttatgtagcatctttagagaaagaaaatattgagctaaaggcTAAACTTGAAGAGGTCACGAGCAAGAGTATGGCTttgcaaaaaaatcatgatgagcttgtgtgcgctcataaaaatcttgtggactcacatgccatgctagaaatagctcatgaggttgtGGTAACAATGGTAAAATCCTACCGACCTTACATGCACAAGTGAACATGCTCACTCGTTCATATTGAATTGCcttgtgctaacccttgttGCTCTCAAAAAAATGTTTCCTCAAGCACTACATGTGACTTGGATCATGTAGGTAAAAATGAGAAGCACAAGGATCATAgacttgaaaaaaaatctaacaagaagaacaaatctaacaatatcaagatcaaggggaaaaatcaaaagaagatcaaggctctcatcacttgcttcaagttcAAGAAGGAGGTCACCATGTGAGAAATTGCTCTTtgaagaaggaagagaaggacATGAGCAAGAGCCAAGTTAAGAAGATAGCTCAtgtcaagtgcttcaagtgctcaagcatgggcCATTATGCCTTtatgtgttccaacaaggttgatgacaagaccatacttccaaagaagaaaacaagaagaagcaaaaggaagtgctatggatgcaacaaaaaagGACATGAAGTTGCATCATGcccctacatgaagaatgaaggtcttaTGTCATCCAGGAAGAGGCTCACAgaaaggaagcaagcaagaagcaagatgagaatgCATCTTGCAAGGACATACACGATATTTGCTACACTTGCCGACCCAAGGGATATTTTGGTAAAAATTATCCCAAGGGTAACATTTCTATGTCTAACTCTTCCAATAATGATCAATGTTTGCTTAGGAAGGCTAAGAGTGGTActtgtgttgctaaggtgattagtcACCTCATGTTAATGTAAGGGCCATTTAGATGCCTAAGTCTctcgtgactaaccttaaaggacccaacatagtttgggtaccacaaagtgccTAATTTGCTAAGGTACttggagatgcattgaagacttggaTCACTTGAGAAGAATTTATTAGAAATCTCATATCAAGTTTCCTTTCAAATCTtatttctcatcatttgtgAAAAGAGCGTCAAGTATGAAGATTATTAATCCAACATCAGAAAccaatgacatctcggtaacaagtaccTACATTGAAATATCTAGCCTCCTTAACCTTGTGTCGGTGTGAGTCATTCACAATCTTTTTGTGACTGTGAACACTTAAAGTTGGCTAGGTAATTTTTGCTTAAATATCTATATTCTTATAAAGTGATACGTTTAATAAAGCTCTCTAGAGCAAAGTCTTATGAGTGATGCAAGCAATGAATACTTGGTGgtgatcatcatgaaaaatatcaAGAGAAAATCAAGACTCATGAAAACCCCAAGCATCTTAGCTTTTTGGATAATTCAGATATTTCGGATTGAATTCGGAAGTTTCAGTCTTTGTAAATCAGACATTCTGTACTAAATTCGGAAGTTCCAAAATCTGCAGAAGGTTGGAGGTATATTGAGATGAAGAAAGAATTAAAATTAGACCTCCATATCAAGTGCTTCATCAAAAGCTCATCAAATGTCCAAGAGACCACTTCATCAATGATGTTCAAAAAGACATTTGAAAAGGGATGGCAATTGCTAAAAATCTCAAGTTACAATCTCTTGTGAATTTTACTTTTTATGTCTTTGTGAGATATATAAGGTAAAAGAAATACTAGAGGATCTGAACTTTGTGATGactatggaagatgaacttaatctacatgatcttatggttgtaagttcattcttgaCATAAGTATTTTCATTGTAAATTCcttttgtgccttaactcaaaatatagagTAATTCCCCTAAACTCTTGAATGAATTAAGTGCttgttacaagtaattcaaatacttggatgcacatatatatggggagctcatcctatgtttgtgctttgagactaatatttcatCAAGTGAAATTTCTATTTAGTCTTTTGGTGAAATTGtgggcattggagacttggctaaattATTTGAGGATTTATGTAATTGTTTAAAGAGTTGAGTTATATGGAAATATATTTACAATCTATCCAATGTTATTCTATGAAGGTAACATTCTATCACAAtaccttaaattcatattcctgttcattgtgttagatttttGTTCTACACAATTTTCTGGAAAGTTCCagaactcggaagttccgggtCAGGCTGGAGTATCTGAGTGATCCAGAACTCGAAGGTTCCAGGTCAGGCTAGAATATCCGAGTGTTCCAAAACCCGGAAGGTCCGGGTCAAGTCAGAACATCCGGGTTTGATAGaaaccggaagttccgggttgtaTATGGAAACTCTGGATTctggaagtttctagctctttgcatgtgtaggttgTGTATCTATACTTGTTTTAGAACTTATAGttatcctagcatgtgtagactttctattgcaatcttgtcatgtctatatttcatatccatactctcatagagtatacaagcttcagaaagctttgtatgggcttaagcaggcacctagggcttggtatgataggcttaggtctttcttgctagggcgtgggtatgtgatgggatcagctgataaaattttgttcactctcagacatggcaatgatttcttacttattcagatttacatggatgatatcattttttgtggctcttctcatacacttgtggtcaagtttgcagaaactatgagcagggagttcgaaATGTCGATGacgggcgagctcaacttcttccttgaacTTCAAGTCAAGCAGTGCAAGAAAGGCACCTTTGTCCACCAGGCAAAGTACACCAAGGACTTgttgaagaagttcaacatgagcgatgcaaagccattggcgacatcgatggctacctcgactgtgcttgatccagatgaagatggcgaggaggtggactaGCGGAAGTACAAGAGCATGATCAGCTTCCTCCTGTACCTAACGGtgacaagacctgacatccacttcgccgtatgcttgtgtgctcgcttctagGCTTCACCGTGGTCGTCTCACCACCAAGCGATGAAatgcattctgaggtatctcaagcacactctcgaatATGAcatttggttttctgcatcctctttgctttcttttcgtGAATTTtcagatgcggattttgctagttgtagaattaacaggaagagtacctctggtacttatcatttcttggatacttctcttgtgtgttggtcttcttgcaaGCAATCTAGTGTTGcgtagtctactgctgaagctgaatatgtagctgctgctagctattgctcatagattttgtggatggttacTACTTTGAGGAATTTTGGGCTAGATTTTAAGAGTGTGCCGCTTTTGTATGACAACACCAgtaccataagcttagccaataactcaGTTCAACACTTcataaccaaacacatagatgtgagattccacttcctgagagatcacaatgagaaaggagacattgagttgagctacatagatacccagcATCAGCTTGCCAACATCTTTactaagcctctagatgcaataaggtttgcctttttgaggggagagcttagtGTGTGTTATCCCTATGATattgtgtgagggagagttacatttgtacatactctatcttacttttattatATTTGCATTGCGTAGTATTTTATAAGATAATTatttagcaagcttcacttatatgttctttgtacTTTCTtatactagttgtgaatttatgctaagtatagtggatgtataataatttatgcaagcttaggctctttattgaaacatgacataaatctgttgagcaagcttatcttttctaagaatgaacttgaaatgtgaataTAATGTCTTGTCACCCTTcagtatttgctttagcttgatcaatGCTTAAATTGGGGCcagttctgtgaaaagcttgtgctataCCGCTTTATTCAGTTCAACGGATTGGGGGTCTTtaacctttgtctatgtaaatgtttagcccatgattaacccttgggagagcatgcGCTCTTTTGTGTCGtaaaggcacaacttgttttgtctttgtgaaaaattgcatatctcgAATCATATGttaagttaataaaatgaatgatcaagttttgagctaaaattgaatctaatatggtggcttaaggcttcatgtggtttgccaaagaagtgaacccatggttgcttaaagCTCACTTGAgaatagttaaatgatcaaatcagaaagttaacttgtgctttttaatctgctaagaatgttcttttcatgttgtcaaactaaggcttggattgatatgtagGTGTTTGAATAGCCCGTCGGGTTGACTTTGGTTGTCTAGTTTGAACTTAACATAGCACAAGTTCCTCTAATCTTTGCAttgatcatgaaactgtggatgctttTGTCGTGACATATTTTGGATAATttaacaacatgatcaaaacttgcttcactcccggtgcttgtgacatgaactcacttcgagactttgtgcgcctttgagttatattgtttactcctcatagtgctttgacatctctagtccttaTAAGTGCTTTATGATCTATATgcgaagctttgtaggcttgcatttcatttgcacatcttttgcattgtcttgtatccttgatgtttgcattaccaaagggggagaaaatatgccgatagatattatgcacaaatattcaaccaagtgacatattttactCTTTCTCAAAGTTTTGGTCACATGGATGagtttatcttgttttaatttcttcaaactaaaatctttgtgctttgagggttgttaAGAAGGGTAAATATCcgaggtgcactcagtagagaccATTTTTTTAACCCAGTCTATTTTTATtccttaaggcatgttaggtttagtagcgcacgctattaagttagtcgttATGTGTccgtacatgccaatatttattatcgtcatctctttatggttactGTCCATTCACACACCGACGAAAAACCTCATATCAAATGTAAGGTTTATCATCTTATGTAATCTCTATGGTGGGTTATATGGTAATTATTTTTCACAACTATTAATGTTCgataatctataatttgtatcctcccaacgttaGTTCACTGCAAAATTACCTTACAGAATTCTTTCCAACAaagtttaatattaatatgtaatgataaaaaaatacatataaatggagcattacaaagggtTAGTATTAATATGATAACAAAGGATTTGTgcattttaaattatttttattcaaatataattaagaagagaatatcacatgaaatgataaaaatgcatataaatagagcattataaaggaattcaatttttcaccaaataatatagggttgaaaacatttttataaattagtacatcacataagaagaatattattgattttttctagatttttgagaatttatttgaggcattaaatattgctagaatttataaagttGGCTTATTTAAacaattttaattaaatattggctcagtatttttggatcaaaccaattaaaatgagttactAGTGATATCTAGTTTTCTCATAAAACCGTTTACAATTGTtggactattttttaaaaaaaaatcgtgaattaaGCTTCAGCCGTGGTGTGGCGTTGGCACAGGCCGTATTgggcacctgaggtgccgaatatgggcatCAGTATCGTATTCAGCACCTTATAATGCCAGGCCAGCCTTTTCAGTGTTTCAAATTCCGAAATCGGATTTTCGGATtttaaggtgccgaatatagatgctagatttgtaaatacgctagtttgttatctattttagtaaatacatCGAcctatattatctatttttccaTTTCTACCGAACATGAAGGAAAGAATATCCTACCAAGTTTATGAAATAAAATGACACCTTAATTATATAAGAGGATTAAAATATATTATGAACGAACTATTTTTAGGCTAAAATATTCTCCAAACTTCAAAGTGTCAAATTTAAGATTCAAGATTTCGCGTccttaatttttaatttctttaatGATTTCTATGTATGTGTAAGTTCACATAACAAAAATAGCTGATAACTCAGGGTAAAATAGTTCGGGTCAAGTAATAATTTCACATTTCAGCCTAGCCTTTTCCCCCGTCAAAGATACCAACTTTCTTGTGCGTCGCGTTGGATCGTGTAGCTGTGCACCCACGCAGAAAGTTCAATTCATTTTTAAAATAGTGAGTAGCACTAGTAAAAGAGCTCACAAAATATACTACTTGGCTACTTGCTTGGGAAAGGGGTTCGTTGGGCAGCTCTCTGGTCCTCTTCTCGGTGGACAAAACCGCGTTTTTCCACGGCCACCGTCCCCAACATTCGCCGATTCCAACCCCGCCTcggctcctctcctctcctcgtcGTTTCAAAACCGGCGCACCTCACCTCCTTTTCGTCCCACTCGTCTTCACCTCCCCAACCTGCGTTTTATGTTCACCCccaactccaccaccaccaccaacctcctcttcctcctccccttctcccaCCACCTCTTTCCGCCGCCGCCTGTTCCATGAAGGACTAGCCCATCAGTCCACTACTCAGCCATGGCACAGCTCGCGATGCGGTCGCTGCTCCTCTTCTTGCTCCTGCTCTCTCCGTTTGTTGTTTCAGCTGGTGTTGTGAAGCTTAACTCGTCGTCGCCCCTGTTTGGCATCGAGTTGCCGCCGTTCAACACTGCCGTCGCCGACACCGGCTGCGACAGCAAGCTGGTGGCAGccgaggaggtggaggacgaGCCGAAACAGCCGGCGAGGATGTCCCCGTCGCTAAAACTGTACATGAGCCACCGCGCGGCCGCCGACGCTGCGGTGGGCAGGACAAGGAAAGATTCGTTCTTGGAGTCGGCAAAGAAGGACGCCGTCCGCATCGAGACGATACACCGGAGGGCGGCGCTTGCCGGCGGGGACCGGTCGCCTGCTTCGTCGCCGAGGCGGGCGTTGTTGGAGCGGCTGGTGGCGACGGTGGAGTCCGGCGTCGCAGTCGGGTCCGGTGAGCACCTGATGGAAGTCTACGTCGGCACGCCGCCGCGGCGGTTCCCGATGATCATGGACACTGGCAGCGACCTCAACTGGCTGCAGTGCGCGCCCTGCCGCGCCTGTTTCGAGCAGCGCGGCCCAGTCTTCgaccccgccgcctcctcctcctaccgCAACGTCACCTGCGGCGACCAGCGCTGCGGCCTCGTCGCGCCGCCGGAGGCGCCCAGGGCGTGCCGCCGCCCCGGGAAGGACCCCTGCCCATACTACTACTGGTACGGCGACCAGTCCAACACCACCGGCGACCTGGCGCTCGAGTCCTTCACCGTCAACCTCACCGCGCCGGGCGTGTCCCGCCGCGTGGACGGCGTCGTGTTCGGGTGCGGCCACTGGAACCGCGGCCTCTTCCACGGCGCCGCGGGGCTGCTCGGCCTCGGGCGCGGGCCCCTCTCGTTCGCGTCCCAGCTGCGCGCCGTGTACGGGCACGCCTTCTCCTACTGCCTCGTTGACCACGGCAGCGACGCCACCAGCAAGATCGTATTCGGGGAGGACACCGCGCTGCTCGCGCACCCGCAGCTCAGCTACACGGCGTTCGCGCCTCCCGCGGCGGGCACCTCGGCGGACACATTCTACTACGTCAAGCTCAAGGGCGTGCTCGTCggcggcgagacgctgaacatCACGTCGGACACATGGGACGTGGCCAAGGACGGGTCCGGCGGCACCATCATCGACTCCGGCACGACGCTGAGCTACTTCGCGCAGCCGGCGTACCAGGTGATCCGGCAGGCGTTCATCGACCGCATGAGCAAGGTGTACCCTCTCATCCCCGACTTCCCGGTGCTGAGCCCCTGCTACAATGTGTCCGGGGTGGAGAGGCCGGAGGTGCCGGAGTTCTCGCTGCTGTTCGCCGACGGCGCCGTGTGGGACTTCCAGGCGGAGAACTACTTCATCCAGCTCCCGGACGGCATCATGTGCCTCGCCGTCCTGGGCACGCCGCGCTCCGCCATGTCCATCATCGGCAACTTCCAGCAGCAGAACTTCCACGTCCTGTATGACCTGCAGAACAACCGGCTCGGCTTCGCGCCGCGGCGGTGCGCCGAGGTATAGTCGATGAGGGTCTCCGAGGATGAACAATTCAAAATCCAGTCCTCAACTT
Coding sequences:
- the LOC133918844 gene encoding aspartic proteinase nepenthesin-2-like translates to MAQLAMRSLLLFLLLLSPFVVSAGVVKLNSSSPLFGIELPPFNTAVADTGCDSKLVAAEEVEDEPKQPARMSPSLKLYMSHRAAADAAVGRTRKDSFLESAKKDAVRIETIHRRAALAGGDRSPASSPRRALLERLVATVESGVAVGSGEHLMEVYVGTPPRRFPMIMDTGSDLNWLQCAPCRACFEQRGPVFDPAASSSYRNVTCGDQRCGLVAPPEAPRACRRPGKDPCPYYYWYGDQSNTTGDLALESFTVNLTAPGVSRRVDGVVFGCGHWNRGLFHGAAGLLGLGRGPLSFASQLRAVYGHAFSYCLVDHGSDATSKIVFGEDTALLAHPQLSYTAFAPPAAGTSADTFYYVKLKGVLVGGETLNITSDTWDVAKDGSGGTIIDSGTTLSYFAQPAYQVIRQAFIDRMSKVYPLIPDFPVLSPCYNVSGVERPEVPEFSLLFADGAVWDFQAENYFIQLPDGIMCLAVLGTPRSAMSIIGNFQQQNFHVLYDLQNNRLGFAPRRCAEV